The DNA window TGGCCGCCAAGGGCGAGCCGTTCAAGGGCGTGCTCTATGCCGGGCTCATGTACACCGAAAACGGCCCCAGCGTGCTCGAATACAACGTCCGCTTCGGCGACCCCGAATGCCAGCCCCTGCTCATGCGTCTGGAAACCGATCTCCTGGAGATCATGTTCGCCTGCATCGACGGCAAGCTGGACCAGATCGAGGTCAAGTCCTCCCCGCAGACCGCTTGCGGCGTGGTCATGGCCGCCGGGGGCTATCCCGGTCCCTATCCCAAAGGCATGGAGATCACCGGCATCGACGAGGCCGACGCCATGGAAGGGGTCAAGGTCTTCCAGGCGGGCACCAAGCTCGAAGACGGCAAGATACTGACCACCGGCGGCCGCGTGCTCTGCGTCACCGCGCTGGGCGACGACCTGGCCGCGGCCCGGAAAAAGGCCTACGAAGCCGTGGACAAGATCCATTTCGACAACAGCTACTACCGCCGCGACATCGCCGACAAGGGCCTGAAGCGCGCGAAATAATGTACCTTCGGCAACCAGGGAGATTTCTTCGAAAGAAGTCCTCCCTGGGCTCCCCTCCCGAATTTTTAGGCGCCGGAGAGGGGGGCGGGGTGGATGCCCGTCGAAGGGGCGCAGGGCGAAAGCCTCTTAATTCTTTTGTTTAACAAGACGCCTTCCGGCCCTCTCCTTGCGAAGCGACCCGAAAAGTTCAGGGAGAAGAAGATGGGGGTCCGGGGACGGGGAGGAGTTATACGATGCCGCAGGTTGTGATTTTCATGGGGTCGGCTTCGGACGAGGAGAAGATGCGTCCGTGTTCCGACCTGCTCAAGGAGTTGGGCGTGGACCACGTGTTCACGGTTTCGTCGGCCCACCGCACGCCGGAACGCACGGCGCGGCTGGTCAGGGAGTACGAGGCGGACGGGGCTCAGGTGTTCATCTGTGCGGCCGGTCTGGCCGCGCACCTGGCGGGCGCGGTGGCCGCGCAGACCACCAAGCCGGTTCTGGGCGTGCCGCTGACCGCGTCGCCTTTGGGCGGCATGGACGCGTTGCTGGCCACCCTGCAAATGCCCCCGGGCTTCCCGGTGGCTACCCTGGCGCTCGACAAGGTCGGCGCCAAGAACGCGGCCTGGCTGGCGGCTCAGATCTTGGCTCTGCACGATGAGACGCTGGCTGGAAAGATTCTGGCCGCGCGCGAGGGCTTTCGGGAGTCCGTGGAAAAGGCCGCTGCTGCGCTGTAGCCGGGCTTTCCCTGCCGATTCCGGTCAGGGCTCGGCGACGTTTGTGCGGCTTGAGCGCGGCGATTGTCCGGCGCGTTTTCCCGGCGAACCGGCGGCCGTCTTGCCCGGTTCCCGACTTTGGCGTAATCATTCGGGTCAGGTATGACGACATCCAGCACAGCCAATACATCCACTAAGCCCGCCGCGTCCGGCACGGGGCGGTCCGCCGGGAGCGGCCCGCCGAAGTTCCGGTCCGGCAAGGCCTCCAGACGGTTTTTGCGGAACCTGGTCTGGGTGCTGGTCATCGGCGGCCTGTTCCTGGGCGGCCAAGGGGTGCGCTATTATCTGCATTACCGGCAGCTTCAGACCATCCGCGCGGAAACCGAAAAACTCTATCGCTCGGTGCTCGGCCCGGATATCGGCGGTTCGCCTTTCGGACGGCTGCAATTCGAGCACGGCAAGTTGCTGGCGTCCAAGCGCATCGGCCTGGACCCGTTGAGCGTGCTGGCGGCCCTGAGCCGGTATGCGAGCGAGGACTTGCGCGTGGACGGGGTCAGCCTGTCCGGAACCCAAGGGCGGGTGCGCGGCCATTTCAACGGTGACGAGGCCGAATTCATGCGATACATGGGGAAGCTGTCC is part of the Desulfovibrio sp. Huiquan2017 genome and encodes:
- the purE gene encoding 5-(carboxyamino)imidazole ribonucleotide mutase, yielding MPQVVIFMGSASDEEKMRPCSDLLKELGVDHVFTVSSAHRTPERTARLVREYEADGAQVFICAAGLAAHLAGAVAAQTTKPVLGVPLTASPLGGMDALLATLQMPPGFPVATLALDKVGAKNAAWLAAQILALHDETLAGKILAAREGFRESVEKAAAAL